One Aneurinibacillus migulanus genomic region harbors:
- a CDS encoding M20 family metallopeptidase gives MPVSFLQELLRINTSNPPGNERRISELLAERCEQSGMKGRIVDIEDSRSNFELRLKGSGTSGKTLMFCGHIDTVSPGKQPWTHPPYGGELVGDRLYGRGASDMKSGLAAMLLAVEELHKGNVPLKGDIVFLATAGEEVDSCGARHYHDMMGMDDIDAIVIGEPTNEKVVIGHKGALWLEVKTYGKTAHGSMPEQGVNAIDYMSHIIQLIESYKLEWHLEKRPLGKSSMAITQIGGGIQTNVIPDECFIHIDIRSIPPQSHNQLVQELNTRLDEIALRIPSFKAECKVLLNRTSVLTSPAATLIKDALAIRGLTKEQCAGVSYYTDASVLNPHSEIPTLIYGPGDEKLAHQPDEWVDVPAYLRSIAFYKALAVRFLNEEKQEEIETKKAKAT, from the coding sequence ATGCCAGTTTCTTTTTTGCAAGAATTGTTACGGATTAATACATCGAATCCACCGGGGAATGAGCGCAGGATTAGTGAGTTGCTGGCGGAGCGCTGTGAACAAAGCGGTATGAAAGGAAGAATCGTAGACATAGAGGACAGCCGGAGCAATTTTGAGCTCCGGTTGAAGGGAAGCGGAACAAGTGGCAAAACATTAATGTTTTGCGGACATATTGATACGGTATCGCCCGGAAAACAGCCATGGACCCATCCCCCCTATGGGGGAGAATTGGTAGGAGATCGGCTGTATGGACGCGGGGCTTCTGATATGAAAAGCGGCTTGGCAGCCATGTTACTTGCCGTAGAAGAACTTCATAAAGGAAATGTACCGCTTAAAGGAGATATTGTTTTCTTGGCGACCGCCGGAGAGGAGGTGGACAGTTGCGGCGCACGTCATTACCATGACATGATGGGAATGGATGATATTGATGCCATCGTCATTGGAGAACCAACAAATGAAAAGGTTGTTATTGGGCACAAAGGAGCACTCTGGCTTGAAGTTAAAACATATGGAAAGACGGCTCACGGTTCGATGCCAGAACAGGGAGTAAATGCCATCGATTACATGAGCCATATTATCCAATTGATTGAATCATACAAGCTAGAATGGCACCTGGAAAAACGGCCGCTCGGGAAGAGCAGTATGGCAATTACCCAAATCGGAGGAGGTATCCAAACGAATGTTATTCCGGATGAATGCTTTATTCATATAGATATTCGTAGCATTCCTCCTCAATCTCACAATCAGTTGGTTCAAGAACTGAATACTAGGCTTGATGAGATAGCTTTACGTATTCCGTCTTTTAAGGCGGAGTGCAAGGTGCTATTGAATCGTACGTCTGTACTTACATCTCCTGCTGCTACTCTTATTAAGGATGCCCTTGCAATCCGCGGGCTAACAAAGGAACAATGCGCAGGGGTATCTTATTATACGGATGCCTCTGTACTCAATCCACATAGCGAGATTCCTACACTGATTTACGGACCGGGAGATGAAAAATTGGCCCACCAACCGGACGAATGGGTTGACGTGCCCGCTTATCTTCGTTCGATTGCTTTCTACAAAGCGCTTGCGGTTCGCTTTCTTAATGAAGAAAAACAAGAGGAGATAGAAACGAAAAAAGCCAAGGCGACATAA
- a CDS encoding DUF1989 domain-containing protein, whose translation MNRIQTAGNVYIKEEVVIPPYDGRSVLVRKDEELVIIDVEGKQVGDFVCFNHNDHDEYVSPVHMRASLSSIRLKEGDYLYSNRRRPLMQMVKDTVGRHDFFFPACDYWRYKIDFNDETHPNCHDNLEKALKQNGIINRPVPDPINWFMNNQLDENWDYIIEEPWSKPGDYVQLKALEDVVVAVSTCSQDMAPVNGFKVTSLKLQVLGRR comes from the coding sequence ATGAATCGCATTCAAACTGCAGGAAACGTGTATATAAAGGAAGAAGTCGTCATCCCTCCGTATGATGGAAGAAGCGTGCTTGTTCGCAAGGATGAGGAATTAGTTATTATTGATGTGGAAGGAAAACAGGTGGGAGATTTCGTTTGCTTTAATCATAATGACCATGATGAGTATGTCTCCCCTGTTCATATGCGAGCTTCCTTAAGCAGTATCCGGTTGAAGGAAGGCGATTATTTGTATAGCAATAGACGTCGTCCATTAATGCAAATGGTAAAGGATACAGTAGGTAGGCACGACTTCTTCTTTCCAGCGTGCGATTATTGGCGCTATAAAATTGACTTTAATGATGAAACACATCCGAATTGCCATGACAACTTAGAAAAGGCGTTGAAACAAAACGGTATTATTAATCGGCCTGTTCCTGATCCGATTAACTGGTTCATGAATAACCAATTGGACGAGAACTGGGATTACATTATTGAAGAGCCATGGTCGAAGCCAGGCGATTATGTACAGTTAAAGGCGCTTGAAGATGTAGTGGTCGCCGTTTCTACGTGTTCTCAGGATATGGCTCCTGTTAATGGCTTTAAGGTGACGTCCTTGAAGCTTCAGGTTCTGGGAAGGAGATAG
- a CDS encoding cyclase family protein codes for MGFRLVDLTQEIFHGMPVFPLHPKTMVYRHITHEESKKQVGFEFATNTLIINEHGPTHSDAIYEYDPSGPTIDEMSMEYFYGPSVCLDVSHVSKDDYIQPKDLEQALAKHSLQIEKGDIVLLYTGHFNRSYGTDEWLTRHTGLTYEAAKWLAERGVVNIGIDAPAIDHPKDMTYAGHLVCREYQMTNTENLCNLDKVAGKRFLYFGLPLKIRKGTGSPIRAVALFMD; via the coding sequence ATGGGTTTTCGACTTGTAGATTTAACGCAGGAGATTTTTCACGGGATGCCTGTTTTTCCGTTGCACCCAAAAACAATGGTATATCGGCATATCACGCATGAAGAGTCCAAAAAGCAAGTCGGTTTCGAATTTGCGACGAACACGCTGATTATTAACGAGCACGGACCTACGCACAGTGATGCGATATATGAGTATGATCCGAGTGGGCCGACGATTGATGAGATGTCGATGGAGTATTTCTACGGTCCGTCCGTCTGCCTGGATGTCTCGCACGTATCGAAGGATGATTACATTCAGCCTAAAGATTTGGAACAAGCCCTTGCGAAGCACTCGCTGCAGATAGAAAAAGGGGATATCGTTCTTCTGTATACAGGGCATTTCAATCGCTCATATGGAACGGACGAATGGCTGACCCGTCACACTGGACTTACTTATGAAGCGGCAAAGTGGCTCGCAGAGCGAGGCGTAGTCAACATCGGCATTGATGCACCGGCCATCGACCATCCAAAAGATATGACATATGCCGGTCATTTAGTCTGCCGGGAGTACCAAATGACGAATACGGAGAACTTGTGTAATCTTGATAAAGTGGCAGGCAAGCGTTTCTTGTATTTCGGCCTTCCGCTAAAAATTCGCAAGGGTACAGGTTCGCCAATTCGCGCTGTAGCATTATTCATGGATTAG
- a CDS encoding adenine deaminase — protein sequence MSTKTLKQVMQWRQLIDTLLDENQYADIVLKGGYFINVITREIYVADVALKGEHVLMVGDASKLIGPNTQVEHMEGKFIAPGFIDSHMHFESAMLTVTEFSRLSIPTGTTTLIADPHEIGNVLGVVGMKAMVDEAKTLPNRVLYTVPCLTPDVPGLETAGYDVNSKDMEELLTDSYVQGIGEIQGFANVRPVFKHAPEIITDQLASVAFAKSIGKTVEGNCPGLYGEDLAAHIISGGTHISCHETTGKEEMMEKLRYGITVFMREGSSQRNMAECIRAITEEGMDSRRAVLVSDDMVPEDLLKYGHMNDIVRRTIAQGVDPVEAIQMATINPATHFGFQHIGVLAPGKIADIAVISDLTQMTIEQVYLSGKKVAEKGKLVIDLPRYVYPDTVKNSVKRKPLKIEELYIQGSGSQARVRALEVIPDQNLTGKKECTLNVRDGIIQPCLQQDVLPIFVVERHGRTMNIGKTFAHGFKIKEGAIAESVAHDTHNIIACGTNYEDILTAINRVIAMDGGIAMIKDGKVVGDLPLRVGGLMTDELSGEEMSEKIAELHRQAKEELGCGIHVPFMHLSFVSLVTSPEWKITDMGLVEVDTYTVIPTVIS from the coding sequence ATGAGTACGAAGACACTGAAACAGGTTATGCAATGGCGTCAGCTTATTGATACGTTACTTGATGAAAACCAGTACGCAGATATTGTACTGAAAGGCGGTTATTTCATTAACGTTATTACCCGTGAGATTTATGTGGCAGATGTGGCGCTAAAAGGTGAGCATGTATTAATGGTAGGGGACGCATCCAAATTAATCGGCCCCAACACACAAGTTGAACACATGGAAGGCAAATTTATCGCTCCAGGCTTCATCGATTCCCACATGCACTTTGAGAGCGCTATGCTGACTGTCACTGAATTTTCCAGGCTCTCTATTCCTACCGGAACGACTACGCTTATCGCTGACCCGCACGAAATAGGTAATGTGCTTGGCGTGGTAGGCATGAAAGCGATGGTTGATGAAGCGAAGACCTTGCCGAACCGTGTGCTATATACGGTTCCTTGCCTTACACCAGACGTTCCGGGACTCGAAACCGCAGGTTATGACGTGAATTCAAAAGATATGGAGGAACTGCTGACTGATTCGTATGTTCAAGGGATCGGGGAAATTCAAGGATTTGCGAATGTACGCCCTGTATTCAAGCATGCTCCAGAAATCATTACGGACCAACTCGCTTCTGTCGCTTTTGCGAAAAGCATCGGTAAAACGGTAGAGGGCAATTGCCCCGGGTTGTATGGTGAAGACCTTGCCGCCCATATCATAAGCGGTGGAACGCACATTTCTTGCCATGAAACGACCGGAAAAGAAGAGATGATGGAAAAGCTTCGTTACGGCATTACAGTGTTCATGCGTGAAGGTTCTTCACAGCGTAATATGGCAGAGTGTATTCGCGCCATTACAGAAGAAGGTATGGATTCCCGCCGAGCAGTGCTCGTATCCGATGATATGGTTCCGGAAGATCTACTGAAATACGGGCACATGAACGATATTGTACGACGTACGATCGCCCAGGGAGTAGATCCGGTTGAAGCGATTCAGATGGCTACGATTAACCCGGCCACGCACTTCGGATTCCAGCATATCGGCGTACTCGCTCCAGGAAAAATTGCCGATATCGCGGTAATTAGTGATTTAACGCAAATGACGATTGAGCAAGTGTATCTTAGCGGCAAAAAAGTAGCGGAAAAAGGAAAGCTGGTTATCGATCTCCCGAGATACGTATACCCGGATACCGTGAAAAATTCCGTGAAACGCAAGCCGCTGAAAATCGAAGAGCTCTACATTCAGGGTTCTGGATCGCAAGCTCGTGTGAGAGCGCTAGAAGTTATTCCGGATCAAAATCTGACAGGCAAAAAAGAATGTACGCTTAACGTACGGGACGGGATCATACAACCGTGCCTGCAGCAGGACGTACTGCCAATCTTTGTAGTAGAACGTCACGGACGAACAATGAACATCGGTAAAACGTTTGCACACGGCTTCAAAATTAAAGAAGGGGCTATCGCGGAAAGTGTAGCTCATGATACACACAATATTATCGCATGTGGTACGAACTATGAGGATATCCTGACGGCAATAAACCGCGTCATTGCAATGGATGGTGGTATTGCGATGATTAAAGACGGCAAGGTGGTAGGCGATTTGCCGCTTCGTGTCGGAGGACTGATGACAGACGAATTGAGTGGAGAAGAGATGAGTGAAAAAATCGCTGAGCTGCATCGTCAGGCGAAGGAAGAGTTAGGCTGTGGCATTCATGTTCCGTTTATGCACCTTTCATTCGTATCTCTGGTGACAAGCCCAGAATGGAAAATTACAGATATGGGTCTGGTAGAGGTAGATACGTATACAGTGATTCCAACAGTAATCTCATAA
- a CDS encoding EutN/CcmL family microcompartment protein translates to MHIGIVIGRVTSTKKDEKLTGTKLLITHPVDLEGCLSGQPVVTVDTVGAGIGEKVMYVTGSMASRAFRNSQAPIDAAIVGIIDNIEIERGG, encoded by the coding sequence ATGCACATAGGCATAGTAATCGGTCGCGTGACTTCAACGAAAAAGGATGAGAAATTAACAGGAACAAAACTTTTAATTACTCATCCAGTTGATTTGGAAGGATGTTTATCAGGACAACCGGTCGTGACTGTCGATACGGTTGGGGCAGGCATCGGGGAAAAGGTGATGTATGTGACGGGTTCCATGGCGTCCCGAGCATTTCGTAACAGTCAAGCACCTATCGATGCGGCTATCGTCGGAATTATTGACAATATAGAGATTGAGCGTGGAGGCTGA
- a CDS encoding BMC domain-containing protein — MMGEALGLVETKGLVGAVEAADAMVKAANVEICGYEKIGFGLVTVMVRGDVGAVKAATDAGASAASRVGELVSVHVIPRPHSEVERALLVKKGE, encoded by the coding sequence ATCATGGGTGAAGCATTAGGATTAGTAGAGACAAAAGGTCTAGTAGGGGCAGTAGAAGCGGCGGACGCAATGGTTAAGGCGGCAAACGTGGAGATTTGCGGATATGAAAAAATCGGCTTCGGGCTTGTAACAGTAATGGTGCGCGGCGACGTAGGTGCAGTAAAAGCGGCTACGGACGCAGGTGCGAGTGCTGCCAGTCGTGTGGGCGAACTCGTATCCGTTCACGTTATCCCGAGACCTCATAGTGAAGTAGAGCGTGCGTTGCTGGTTAAAAAAGGAGAGTAA
- a CDS encoding BMC domain-containing protein, which yields MALYALGLIETEGYATAVSAADAALKAASVELLGVEKVIGVNGTLGVTIQLGGDVGAVRSAVEAGKMEAEKVGKVVATHVIARTHQEVNDKILPLFALSPKQEESEDTGLLDVAVVPDEPKGEDASNEKKRNGKPSPKKEASPAAANLSDGKNAQEDKRIVEDKTTVESKAVIEKKGESNENTKK from the coding sequence ATGGCCCTATATGCATTAGGTTTAATTGAGACGGAGGGCTATGCTACGGCGGTATCGGCTGCTGACGCGGCACTTAAGGCGGCAAGTGTCGAACTGCTGGGCGTCGAAAAAGTAATCGGCGTTAACGGAACCCTTGGTGTAACCATTCAGCTAGGGGGAGATGTCGGAGCAGTACGTTCCGCCGTCGAAGCCGGAAAGATGGAGGCGGAAAAAGTAGGTAAAGTTGTTGCGACCCATGTAATCGCACGGACTCATCAGGAAGTTAACGATAAAATTCTGCCATTATTCGCACTTTCTCCAAAGCAGGAAGAGAGCGAAGATACCGGCTTGCTGGATGTGGCTGTAGTGCCTGATGAGCCGAAGGGTGAAGACGCTTCGAACGAAAAAAAGCGAAACGGGAAACCTTCGCCGAAAAAGGAGGCGTCACCGGCTGCAGCAAATCTGTCTGACGGCAAAAATGCCCAGGAAGACAAGCGTATTGTCGAGGACAAGACCACGGTGGAAAGCAAAGCTGTCATCGAGAAAAAAGGCGAGTCGAACGAAAACACAAAGAAGTAG
- a CDS encoding BMC domain-containing protein, with translation MEAIGLFETRGLTPAVVSLDTMVKAANARLVDMKIVGSGLVCVIIEGNVSAVKSAIEAGKELYEGNGALISYNVIPRPHSDLARMF, from the coding sequence ATGGAAGCAATAGGTTTGTTTGAAACGAGAGGGCTAACTCCTGCCGTGGTTTCATTGGATACGATGGTCAAGGCCGCTAACGCCCGTTTGGTAGATATGAAAATAGTAGGATCAGGATTGGTCTGCGTCATTATCGAAGGAAATGTCAGTGCCGTAAAGTCGGCGATTGAGGCTGGGAAAGAGCTGTACGAAGGCAACGGCGCCTTAATCTCGTACAATGTTATTCCGCGTCCCCACTCCGATTTGGCAAGAATGTTTTAA
- a CDS encoding UbiD family decarboxylase, with the protein MPSMKTSIRQLIDYWDQTEKLVHIKKEVDPLYELGAVINAWEGKQPVYFEKIKGYNMPMVAGFGGDRITLADSIGAAPEQLVSRLIDAIVNPIPTTKSAIGPVHDNVVLGEFSIDDFFPIPTYHEKDAGPYLVSGVMVVKEPAGGKRYTSIRRMQYLGGNRCAICITSPELNNQYRALEARNEPLEFAVMFGVVPAVVLSSQISTHLFHADKLDVAGALLGASLPVVQCKTVDIEVLAEAEIVLEGKMLPHERYPEGPFGEVGGYYGVVEDNPIVEFTAITYRNQPIAQTIFPSSFEERIPMSIVREANLLNAVRQTVPNVLDVHVTATSVARLHAIIQIEKKTEGDAKQALLAAFSSDKDLKHTVVVNEDIDIFDPADVEWAIATRMQADTDLFIVPGAKGSPLEPSHNLRGVSAKMGMDATYPLAEKERFIRTSIPVPASFNVKDYL; encoded by the coding sequence ATGCCAAGTATGAAGACCTCCATTCGACAATTAATCGATTACTGGGATCAAACGGAAAAGCTGGTTCACATCAAGAAAGAAGTGGACCCGCTTTACGAACTGGGGGCCGTAATCAATGCCTGGGAAGGGAAACAGCCTGTTTACTTTGAAAAAATCAAAGGATACAACATGCCCATGGTAGCTGGATTCGGTGGTGATCGTATTACGCTGGCCGATTCAATAGGAGCTGCGCCTGAACAGCTGGTTTCCAGGCTGATCGACGCCATCGTCAATCCTATACCGACAACGAAGTCGGCCATAGGACCGGTGCATGATAATGTTGTACTCGGAGAATTTTCCATCGACGACTTTTTTCCGATACCCACATATCATGAGAAAGATGCCGGCCCCTATCTCGTTTCTGGTGTTATGGTAGTGAAGGAACCAGCTGGCGGAAAGAGATATACTTCCATCCGGCGAATGCAATATTTAGGCGGAAATCGATGTGCGATTTGCATTACGTCTCCCGAATTAAATAACCAATACAGAGCGCTAGAAGCAAGGAACGAGCCGCTTGAGTTTGCGGTGATGTTCGGAGTTGTACCAGCGGTGGTGCTAAGTTCGCAAATCAGCACTCATCTGTTCCATGCGGATAAACTTGATGTCGCCGGTGCGCTTCTAGGAGCCTCGCTTCCAGTCGTGCAGTGCAAAACGGTCGATATAGAAGTGCTTGCTGAAGCGGAAATCGTGCTGGAAGGAAAAATGCTCCCTCATGAGCGTTACCCGGAAGGTCCCTTTGGAGAGGTGGGAGGATACTACGGAGTTGTGGAAGATAATCCGATTGTAGAATTCACTGCAATTACGTATCGCAATCAGCCCATCGCCCAAACCATTTTTCCGTCGAGCTTTGAAGAGCGTATTCCGATGTCCATCGTGCGCGAGGCGAATTTGTTGAACGCAGTGCGGCAGACGGTGCCGAACGTATTGGATGTGCATGTTACGGCTACTTCTGTAGCAAGGCTTCATGCCATCATCCAGATTGAGAAGAAAACAGAAGGTGACGCCAAGCAGGCATTGTTGGCAGCCTTTTCAAGTGATAAGGATTTAAAACATACTGTCGTTGTCAATGAGGACATCGACATATTCGACCCGGCCGATGTGGAATGGGCCATCGCGACCCGCATGCAGGCGGATACGGATCTGTTCATTGTTCCGGGAGCGAAGGGTTCGCCGTTAGAACCTTCACATAATTTGCGGGGCGTGTCGGCTAAAATGGGGATGGATGCTACCTATCCATTGGCCGAGAAGGAGCGATTTATCCGCACTTCGATTCCAGTTCCCGCCTCCTTTAATGTTAAGGATTACCTCTAG
- a CDS encoding UbiX family flavin prenyltransferase: protein MRIIVGITGASGSLYAYSLIRALHQLNVETFVIPTEMGRKVMKFECGIDVDTLKQYATVLDNSDLFSAVASGSVKTEGMVIVPCSMNSLGAIANGVGDTLMSRAASVVLKEQRKLIVVPREAPLHLIHLENMVKLSKSGAMIMPASPGFYHRPKEIWELVNFIVARILDAFDIDHSLLARWRETPITQ, encoded by the coding sequence ATGAGAATTATCGTAGGAATTACCGGAGCAAGCGGTTCTCTCTACGCCTATAGCTTGATTCGAGCTTTGCACCAATTGAATGTGGAAACATTCGTCATTCCCACGGAGATGGGGAGAAAGGTTATGAAATTCGAGTGCGGTATTGATGTGGATACATTGAAGCAATACGCTACAGTACTTGATAACAGTGACCTTTTCTCCGCCGTCGCCAGCGGATCCGTAAAAACGGAAGGTATGGTTATTGTTCCATGTTCCATGAACTCACTAGGTGCAATAGCGAATGGCGTGGGAGATACGCTGATGAGCCGGGCCGCAAGCGTTGTATTGAAAGAACAAAGAAAACTTATTGTCGTTCCAAGAGAAGCCCCGCTTCACTTAATCCATTTGGAGAACATGGTGAAATTGAGCAAATCCGGCGCTATGATTATGCCGGCGTCTCCAGGATTTTACCATCGTCCCAAGGAAATATGGGAGTTGGTTAACTTTATCGTGGCACGGATTCTGGACGCATTTGATATTGACCATAGTCTGTTGGCCCGCTGGAGGGAAACCCCTATTACACAATAA
- a CDS encoding cysteine hydrolase family protein has product MLKGNKHAIVIIDMLNDFIGPKAPLRCEGGEKIVPNIQRLIEFAHENGIQVIHVQEWHRKDDADFRVRPVHAVRGTWGADFIPELRPEEDKGDYIVQKRRHSAFSYTDMDLFLREESIDTVVLTGVWTNVCVRSTGSDALYHGYNVVCISDGTSSQDEVMHESGLRDIGIFGQVFSTDEYIEQMKQKLAEKETNVSA; this is encoded by the coding sequence ATGTTGAAAGGAAATAAACATGCGATTGTTATTATCGATATGCTAAACGACTTTATTGGTCCGAAGGCACCGCTTCGTTGTGAAGGAGGAGAAAAGATTGTTCCGAACATCCAGCGCCTGATTGAATTTGCTCATGAGAACGGTATCCAGGTTATCCATGTGCAAGAATGGCACCGCAAAGATGACGCTGACTTCCGCGTACGTCCAGTTCATGCTGTACGGGGAACGTGGGGAGCGGATTTCATTCCGGAACTACGTCCAGAAGAAGATAAAGGGGACTACATTGTGCAGAAGCGCCGCCACAGCGCATTTTCCTACACGGATATGGATCTATTCCTTCGCGAAGAATCCATCGATACGGTTGTCCTGACTGGTGTTTGGACGAACGTGTGCGTGCGTAGCACAGGCTCCGATGCCCTTTACCACGGCTACAACGTAGTATGCATCAGTGATGGAACCTCGTCACAAGATGAAGTTATGCATGAATCCGGGCTTCGCGATATCGGCATCTTCGGCCAGGTATTCTCCACCGATGAATACATCGAGCAAATGAAGCAAAAGTTGGCGGAAAAGGAAACGAACGTTTCGGCGTAA
- a CDS encoding dihydroorotase yields MDLILKNANIPQGDRQVQTNILVENGTIVGFVNSINGLQAKNVIDLKGKLVVPGCIDPHTHFMDPGFTHRETFATGTMSAAAGGLTTIIDMPCCSKPSVRSEESFYAKIDPIKDKAYIDYCFWGGMTGEDVREGLLDNVWGQKEAGVVAFKSYMTPSVPTFPKVSDAELLEIFYKVAETGLPVGVHAENYDICSFYTEKLKKEGRLDGPAWAEARKALAEKVAIELIISYAEETGARAHIVHMSTKEGAHLIRQAKERGVKITAETCPHYLVLNAQESMTKYGTFAKIAPPLRGVEDNEIHWQALADGTIDFVGTDHAPYEIPTEKAAEDSDIWNSFPGIPGVETMVPILVSEGLNKGRLSLSRFVEVTSRNAAIHYGIYPKKGAIEIGSDADFTVIDLEKEHVIDQEQTYSMAKYNPLHDIKLKGMPVMTIVRGNVVYEDGKGIVGQEGYGQYVKRQSTQQLDAVINLTKSNESKAVSQSSEKKESVKL; encoded by the coding sequence ATGGATTTAATACTGAAAAATGCGAATATTCCTCAGGGAGATAGACAAGTCCAGACTAATATCCTCGTAGAGAATGGGACAATCGTCGGTTTTGTCAATTCGATTAATGGCCTTCAAGCCAAAAATGTTATTGATTTGAAAGGAAAGCTTGTCGTTCCGGGATGTATTGACCCGCATACGCATTTCATGGACCCGGGGTTCACCCATCGTGAAACATTTGCCACAGGTACGATGTCAGCAGCGGCGGGAGGACTCACTACTATAATCGATATGCCGTGCTGCAGCAAACCTTCTGTACGCAGTGAAGAGAGCTTTTACGCAAAAATTGACCCGATTAAAGATAAAGCGTATATCGACTACTGCTTCTGGGGAGGCATGACTGGTGAAGATGTACGTGAAGGACTGCTTGATAATGTGTGGGGACAGAAGGAAGCGGGGGTTGTTGCTTTCAAATCCTACATGACTCCGTCGGTTCCTACATTCCCGAAAGTATCTGATGCAGAATTGCTGGAGATTTTCTATAAAGTGGCAGAGACAGGTCTGCCGGTTGGCGTTCACGCTGAAAACTATGACATTTGCAGCTTCTACACAGAGAAGCTGAAAAAAGAAGGACGACTGGACGGTCCAGCTTGGGCTGAAGCTCGTAAAGCGCTGGCTGAAAAAGTAGCTATCGAATTGATTATTAGCTATGCGGAAGAAACAGGCGCACGGGCGCACATCGTACACATGAGCACGAAAGAAGGGGCTCATCTTATCCGTCAGGCGAAAGAGCGCGGTGTGAAAATCACGGCAGAAACATGCCCGCATTATCTCGTACTTAACGCACAGGAGTCAATGACCAAATACGGCACATTTGCGAAAATCGCTCCTCCGCTACGAGGCGTTGAAGATAATGAAATTCACTGGCAGGCGCTTGCTGACGGGACGATTGATTTCGTAGGAACGGACCATGCTCCATATGAAATCCCTACGGAAAAAGCAGCAGAAGACTCGGATATTTGGAATAGCTTCCCAGGCATTCCAGGCGTTGAAACGATGGTGCCAATCCTGGTCAGCGAAGGACTTAACAAAGGTAGACTGTCCTTGTCTCGTTTTGTAGAAGTAACAAGCCGGAACGCGGCTATCCACTATGGAATTTATCCGAAGAAAGGCGCTATCGAAATTGGAAGCGACGCCGACTTCACAGTCATTGATTTGGAAAAGGAGCATGTTATTGATCAGGAGCAGACGTACTCCATGGCGAAATACAATCCGCTGCATGACATTAAACTGAAAGGCATGCCGGTTATGACGATTGTTCGCGGTAACGTTGTATACGAAGACGGCAAAGGCATTGTAGGTCAGGAAGGCTATGGCCAATATGTAAAACGTCAGAGCACACAGCAGCTTGATGCGGTTATTAACCTCACGAAATCAAATGAAAGCAAAGCGGTTAGCCAAAGCTCTGAAAAGAAAGAAAGCGTTAAATTGTAA